In the genome of Veillonellales bacterium, the window GTTTCCTTCCCCTTATATTGCTTATTAGTGCGCAAAAAAATTTGCCGTTAATCAAAATATTGAATTCAAACCTGATTGTAACGGAAGTAGTAAGAGCTATTACCGGTAGTATT includes:
- a CDS encoding YibE/F family protein; this translates as FLPLILLISAQKNLPLIKILNSNLIVTEVVRAITGSIGLICAIPITAVITAFFLSRKGNKQAEAQDLSAK